Proteins from one Hemicordylus capensis ecotype Gifberg chromosome 7, rHemCap1.1.pri, whole genome shotgun sequence genomic window:
- the LOC128333108 gene encoding sulfotransferase 2B1-like produces MAEVTRFTHKGIFFSPQYHSVENLIFLENEFQLLDDDIVSVVYPKSGTHWMAEILSLIRHDGDPTWINSVKLADRAPWFESVTGMECALKYPPPRLMSTHLPFRLFPKSFLHSKAKIIYTARNPKDVLVSSYHFGKALKIIKDPGSLEEFLEKFLNGNGLMASGSWFDHVKGWLEMRDRANFFFNTYEELQQDLRGSVGRICRFLGKELNSQQIDSVVENASFQKMKGNKQSNGAHISDTVMDHTKGKLMRKGISGDWKNYLTVAQNEYFDRIYQEKMQGVKMTFPWD; encoded by the exons ATGGCAGAAGTGACCCGTTTCACCCACAAGGGGATCTTCTTCAGCCCTCAATATCACTCAGTAGAAAACCTCATCTTTTTGGAAAATGAATTCCAGCTATTGGATGACGATATAGTGAGTGTGGTTTACCCTAAATCAG GCACTCATTGGATGGCAGAGATCTTGAGCTTGATCCGTCATGATGGGGACCCCACATGGATAAACAGTGTGAAGCTTGCGGACCGAGCACCCTGGTTTGAATCAGTGACCGGCATGGAGTGTGCCCTAAAATATCCACCTCCCAGGCTCATGTCTACTCATTTGCCATTCCGGCTTTTCCCAAAGTCATTTCTCCACTCTAAGGCCAAG ATTATCTACACCGCACGGAATCCCAAGGATGTGCTGGTTTCATCTTACCACTTTGGCAAAGCCTTGAAAATAATTAAGGATCCTGGATCTCTGGAAGAATTCCTGGAGAAGTTTCTGAATGGGAACGGTTTAA TGGCCTCTGGGTCTTGGTTTGACCATGTGAAAGGCTGGCTGGAGATGAGAGACAGAGCCAACTTCTTCTTCAACACCTACGAAGAGCTGCAACAG GACCTGCGAGGCAGTGTGGGGAGGATCTGCCGCTTCCTTGGTAAGGAGCTGAACAGCCAGCAAATTGACTCGGTGGTGGAAAACGCCTCCTTCCAGAAGATGAAGGGCAACAAGCAGTCTAACGGTGCCCATATATCTGACACTGTTATGGACCACACCAAAGGAAAGCTCATGAGAAAAG GGATCTCTGGGGACTGGAAGAACTACCTGACAGTGGCACAGAATGAATACTTTGACCGTATTTATCAGGAGAAAATGCAGGGTGTGAAGATGACCTTCCCTTGGGACTGA
- the LOC128333039 gene encoding sulfotransferase 2B1-like, with protein MAEVTYLTHKGILFNAIYHSVENFIFLENEFQLLDDDVVSVVYPKSGTHWMAEILSLIRHDGDPTWTNSVKLVDRVPWIETLEGMECALKYPPPRLMSTHLPFQLFPKSFLHSKAKIIYTARNPKDVLVSLYHFAKAMKGVKHPGSLEEFLETFLNGTVIFGSWFDHMKGWLEMRNRANFFFITYEELQKDLRSSVGRICRFLGKELNSQQIDSVVENASFQKMKGNKQSNGAQIPEMIMDHTKGKLMRKGICGDWKTHLTVAKSEHFDHVYQENMRGVKVTFPWD; from the exons ATGGCAGAAGTGACCTATTTGACCCACAAAGGGATCTTATTCAATGCTATATATCACTCAGTAGAAAACTTCATCTTTTTGGAAAATGAATTCCAGCTATTGGATGACGATGTAGTGAGTGTGGTTTACCCTAAATCAG GCACCCATTGGATGGCAGAGATCTTGAGCTTGATCCGTCATGATGGGGACCCCACATGGACAAACAGTGTGAAGCTTGTGGACCGAGTACCCTGGATTGAGACTCTTGAAGGCATGGAGTGTGCCCTAAAATATCCACCTCCCAGGCTCATGTCTACTCATTTGCCATTCCAGCTTTTCCCGAAGTCATTTCTCCACTCTAAGGCCAAG ATTATCTACACTGCACGGAACCCCAAGGATGTGCTGGTTTCATTGTACCACTTTGCCAAAGCCATGAAGGGAGTTAAGCATCCTGGATCTCTGGAAGAATTCCTGGAGACATTTCTGAATGGGACTG TGATCTTTGGGTCTTGGTTTGACCATATGAAAGGCTGGCTGGAGATGAGAAACAGAGCCAACTTCTTCTTCATCACCTATGAAGAGCTGCAGAAG GACCTGCGAAGCAGTGTGGGGAGGATCTGCCGCTTCCTTGGTAAGGAGCTGAACAGCCAGCAAATTGACTCGGTGGTGGAAAACGCCTCCTTCCAGAAGATGAAGGGCAACAAGCAGTCTAACGGTGCCCAGATACCTGAGATGATTATGGACCACACCAAAGGGAAGCTTATGAGAAAAG GAATTTGCGGGGACTGGAAGACCCACTTGACGGTGGCAAAGAGCGAACATTTTGACCACGTTTACCAGGAGAACATGCGGGGTGTGAAGGTCACCTTTCCATGGGACTGA